Proteins from one Chitinophaga oryzae genomic window:
- a CDS encoding transferase, producing MYLLIPGRHHLLTDFQFKYLNRLIKCSLEGEKDVYGQPLDASPVEGVIFAVTSANHLGTKRNPVPFYLRAMVIQEFSNSLDVPAYVYGIDDVGVIHDFAEYTIKTIRHSSEGAHSLTPQNTVVICSTSVREMYLKQGFRVLTAEWDPAANRFTQPMPWDLVNLIAQTGDWRKHPTVLEQVHPAAFKIWSLYGVGEKVQQILKDPIIGADGDLTATRDYNVYVKQMDDIAALKYRETAPYIQPGNIGDIGCAAGSWIKIACEDDRLHECDFYGIEVSRHLYDICLQRKHNGEFANPSVFFAQKNAVTSLVFEPGSMNTIHTSSLTHEIASYGSRQDLLAFIQNRYQELVPGGVWINRDVVGPENRTETVLLWLNETDGANDLPMPENPTTQTLAAWLGKLSTKALFQRFAQDFRHEEGYQLPHQWVTIGDTTYCQLSMQDACEFLFKKDYHDNWLSEMHETFCFWNYDDWKQALEAAGLRPDNLSHTYRNEWIVQNRLEGKTQLFRLNETGQPEAIPFPVSHMLLMARK from the coding sequence ATGTACTTGCTCATCCCCGGACGCCACCACCTGTTGACCGACTTTCAGTTCAAATACCTGAACCGTCTGATCAAATGCAGCCTGGAAGGCGAAAAAGACGTATATGGACAACCGTTGGACGCTTCTCCCGTAGAAGGCGTCATCTTCGCCGTTACCTCCGCCAACCACCTCGGCACCAAACGCAACCCGGTACCCTTCTACCTGCGCGCCATGGTGATACAGGAATTCTCCAACTCCCTCGATGTACCCGCCTACGTGTACGGCATCGACGATGTTGGCGTGATCCATGACTTCGCGGAATATACCATCAAAACCATCCGGCACTCCAGCGAAGGCGCCCACAGCCTCACCCCACAAAATACTGTGGTCATCTGCTCCACCAGCGTCCGTGAGATGTACCTTAAACAAGGCTTCCGTGTCCTGACGGCAGAATGGGACCCTGCCGCCAACCGGTTCACACAGCCCATGCCGTGGGACCTCGTGAACCTCATCGCACAAACGGGCGACTGGCGCAAACATCCCACCGTGCTGGAACAGGTGCATCCGGCAGCATTCAAAATCTGGTCGCTGTATGGGGTGGGAGAGAAAGTACAACAGATCCTGAAAGACCCTATCATCGGGGCCGACGGCGATCTCACCGCTACCCGCGATTACAACGTGTACGTAAAACAGATGGACGACATCGCGGCACTCAAATACCGCGAAACCGCCCCCTACATACAACCCGGCAATATCGGCGATATCGGCTGCGCCGCAGGCTCCTGGATTAAAATAGCCTGCGAAGACGATCGCCTGCATGAATGCGATTTCTACGGCATAGAAGTATCGCGCCACCTCTATGACATCTGCCTGCAACGCAAACACAACGGCGAATTCGCCAACCCTTCCGTGTTCTTTGCCCAGAAAAACGCCGTCACCAGCCTGGTGTTCGAACCGGGCAGCATGAACACCATCCACACCTCTTCTCTGACACACGAGATAGCATCATACGGCAGCAGACAGGACCTGCTGGCGTTTATACAAAACCGTTACCAGGAACTGGTGCCCGGCGGCGTATGGATCAACCGCGACGTGGTAGGGCCGGAAAACAGGACAGAGACCGTACTCCTGTGGCTCAACGAAACAGACGGCGCCAACGACCTGCCCATGCCGGAAAACCCCACCACTCAAACGTTGGCGGCATGGCTTGGGAAACTGTCCACCAAAGCGCTGTTCCAACGCTTTGCGCAGGACTTCCGCCATGAAGAAGGTTACCAGCTGCCACACCAATGGGTCACCATCGGCGACACCACCTACTGCCAGCTTTCCATGCAGGACGCCTGCGAATTCCTCTTCAAAAAAGACTACCACGACAACTGGCTCAGTGAAATGCACGAGACCTTCTGCTTCTGGAATTACGACGACTGGAAACAGGCGCTGGAAGCGGCAGGGCTGCGACCGGACAACCTGTCGCACACCTACCGCAACGAATGGATTGTACAGAACAGGCTGGAAGGCAAAACCCAACTGTTCCGCCTGAACGAAACCGGGCAACCGGAAGCCATCCCGTTCCCGGTATCTCACATGCTGTTAATGGCGCGGAAATAA
- a CDS encoding TolC family protein translates to MKRLKLTLILLMGIGGLHAYAQAPLTLQEALKFALNNNQQLSRTKMEEEMGKFKTQEVRSQALPQINGNANYTDNLKLAQSLLPGTVIGKPDSSVTITFGTQYTATVGAELNQQIFNQAVFTGLKAAKAGEEYYTLQTQKSTEDVIYNVSGLYYQLLVLQEKIVTVNSNIEKLTQLVNATQSQYENGLAKKIDLDRIKVNLTNYKTQRTQLLNNAATQANNLKRQLGMPLQSSFTIPRASLKEIETKAAGVLQYDDMNLEERTEFKLIKKQEQLQEFQKKAYLAEYYPTLSLFGRYSYNGMSQQWLFSKNDPANSTFWYGAAAVGLSVHIPIFDGFGRRSKVSQANVTLRQLAKQKEEIALNLNADYENAKLQVRTNLSTIHTQKENVDLANEVYYSTQNNYKLGLASLTDLLNAETSLADAQNSYNEALLQYKMAELDIIKSKGSLRELLN, encoded by the coding sequence ATGAAGCGATTAAAGTTAACGCTTATCCTCTTAATGGGGATAGGGGGATTGCATGCCTACGCTCAGGCGCCACTGACACTTCAGGAAGCGCTGAAGTTTGCACTGAATAACAACCAGCAACTCTCCAGAACAAAAATGGAAGAGGAAATGGGTAAGTTCAAAACACAGGAAGTGCGCTCACAGGCCCTTCCCCAAATCAATGGTAACGCTAACTATACAGACAACCTGAAACTGGCACAGTCCCTCCTCCCGGGAACAGTGATCGGTAAGCCGGACAGCTCTGTGACCATCACCTTCGGTACTCAGTATACCGCCACTGTAGGCGCGGAACTGAATCAGCAGATCTTTAACCAGGCGGTATTCACCGGCCTGAAAGCTGCCAAAGCCGGAGAAGAATATTATACCCTGCAAACGCAGAAATCCACGGAAGACGTGATCTACAACGTTTCCGGCCTCTATTACCAGTTGCTGGTATTACAGGAAAAAATCGTGACAGTGAACAGCAACATCGAAAAGCTGACGCAGCTGGTGAATGCCACCCAGTCACAATATGAGAACGGCCTCGCCAAAAAAATTGACCTGGACCGTATCAAGGTAAACCTGACCAATTACAAAACCCAGCGCACCCAGTTGCTCAACAACGCCGCTACCCAGGCCAACAACCTGAAACGCCAGTTGGGTATGCCGCTGCAGTCCAGCTTTACCATCCCGCGCGCTTCGCTTAAAGAGATCGAAACCAAAGCCGCCGGCGTATTACAATACGACGATATGAATTTGGAAGAGAGAACAGAATTCAAACTCATCAAAAAACAGGAACAACTGCAGGAGTTCCAGAAGAAAGCCTATCTCGCAGAGTACTACCCTACCCTGTCGCTCTTTGGCCGCTATTCCTACAACGGTATGAGCCAGCAGTGGCTTTTCTCCAAAAATGATCCTGCCAACTCCACCTTCTGGTATGGCGCCGCCGCCGTAGGCCTGTCTGTGCACATCCCCATCTTCGATGGTTTCGGCCGCCGCTCCAAAGTAAGCCAGGCAAACGTAACCCTGCGCCAGCTGGCCAAACAGAAAGAGGAGATAGCGCTCAACCTGAACGCAGACTACGAAAACGCCAAACTGCAGGTGCGCACTAACTTGTCTACCATTCACACCCAGAAGGAGAACGTAGACCTGGCCAATGAAGTGTATTATTCTACCCAGAATAACTACAAACTTGGCCTCGCCAGCCTGACAGACCTGCTCAACGCAGAAACATCGCTCGCCGATGCGCAGAACAGCTACAACGAAGCACTGCTTCAATATAAAATGGCCGAACTGGACATTATCAAAAGCAAAGGCAGCCTGAGAGAACTGCTGAACTAA
- a CDS encoding TetR/AcrR family transcriptional regulator, translating into MHTENKDEMRDKILEAALKRFTHYGAGKTTMNEIADDLHCSKASLYYYFPDKKAMHLAVLEKIAEAYFAEMEKVTTNITSAAQALHNIIDVKKAFISKFCRLEIFKIQKDGPSVFQEGVKKAKQIEIALTTEVIKAGVRTGEFKVDNAEQTADLLVQAIVGLRFSVPDHFSNDEELDEETFELVIEKQKLLVDFFIKGMKA; encoded by the coding sequence ATGCATACAGAGAATAAAGACGAGATGAGGGATAAGATCCTTGAGGCGGCTCTGAAGCGTTTTACTCATTATGGCGCCGGTAAGACCACGATGAATGAGATCGCGGATGATCTTCATTGTTCCAAGGCGTCCCTGTATTATTATTTCCCTGATAAAAAGGCCATGCACCTGGCGGTGCTGGAAAAAATAGCGGAAGCCTATTTCGCAGAGATGGAGAAGGTCACCACCAACATCACCTCGGCGGCGCAGGCTTTGCATAACATCATCGATGTTAAAAAAGCATTCATCAGTAAGTTCTGCCGGCTGGAGATCTTTAAAATACAGAAAGACGGTCCTTCTGTGTTCCAGGAAGGCGTGAAAAAGGCCAAACAGATCGAAATAGCCCTGACAACGGAGGTGATCAAAGCAGGCGTCAGAACCGGTGAATTTAAGGTAGATAACGCGGAACAAACGGCAGATCTGCTGGTGCAAGCTATCGTCGGTCTCCGGTTCTCCGTACCGGACCACTTTTCCAACGATGAGGAGCTGGACGAGGAAACATTTGAACTGGTAATAGAGAAACAGAAACTGTTGGTAGACTTTTTCATTAAAGGGATGAAGGCATAA
- a CDS encoding pyridoxal phosphate-dependent aminotransferase, whose protein sequence is MKLSHLAETLIGSEIIKLAAEVKEKQAKGEKIYNFTIGDFDPKVFPIPVEFEQEIITAYKEHLTNYPPADGIAELRKAVGDFIAEREGLTYDPAKEIVISCGGRPIIYATFRTIVDRGEKIVYATPSWNNNHYTHFLEAEHVVLETKAENDFMPTAAELKPLLKGATLLALCSPQNPTGTAFHKQQLEEICDLVIAENKSRGADEKPLYIMFDQMYWVLTFGETHHYNPVQLRPELKEYTIFIDGMSKAFAATGVRVGWALGPAHVIGKMKAILSHVGAWSPMAEQKAAARYLVQKENVDKYLQHFKGEIEERLVKIYEGFDALKKAGHPVEAIAPQAAIYLTVKLDLTGKTTAEGTVLQDQAAVTSYILNEAKLALVPFYAFGAAKNSPWYRLSVGTCVKQEIPEMFEKLKAALEKLK, encoded by the coding sequence ATGAAACTGTCTCATTTAGCCGAAACATTGATTGGATCAGAAATCATCAAGTTAGCAGCTGAAGTCAAGGAGAAACAGGCCAAGGGCGAGAAGATCTACAACTTCACCATCGGCGATTTTGACCCGAAGGTGTTCCCTATCCCGGTTGAATTTGAACAGGAAATCATAACTGCCTATAAGGAACACCTGACCAACTATCCGCCGGCCGACGGTATCGCCGAGCTGAGAAAAGCGGTGGGTGATTTTATAGCAGAGCGTGAGGGCCTGACTTACGATCCGGCCAAAGAAATCGTGATCTCCTGCGGTGGCCGCCCCATCATTTATGCTACTTTCCGCACGATCGTTGACCGTGGCGAGAAAATAGTATATGCTACTCCTTCCTGGAACAACAACCACTATACCCACTTCCTCGAAGCAGAGCACGTGGTGCTGGAAACCAAAGCGGAAAACGACTTTATGCCGACTGCCGCTGAACTGAAGCCGCTGCTGAAAGGTGCTACCCTCCTGGCGCTGTGTTCTCCGCAGAACCCTACCGGTACTGCCTTTCATAAACAACAGCTGGAAGAGATCTGCGACCTGGTGATCGCGGAAAACAAAAGCAGGGGTGCCGACGAAAAGCCGCTCTACATCATGTTCGACCAGATGTACTGGGTGCTCACCTTTGGCGAAACACATCACTACAACCCTGTTCAGCTGCGTCCTGAACTGAAAGAATACACCATCTTCATCGACGGTATGAGCAAGGCTTTTGCTGCTACCGGCGTGAGAGTTGGCTGGGCCCTCGGTCCCGCCCATGTGATCGGCAAAATGAAAGCCATCCTCTCCCACGTTGGCGCCTGGAGCCCCATGGCAGAGCAAAAAGCCGCCGCCCGCTACCTCGTACAGAAAGAGAATGTGGATAAATACCTCCAGCATTTCAAGGGAGAGATCGAAGAGCGACTGGTGAAAATCTACGAAGGCTTCGATGCCCTGAAAAAAGCCGGTCACCCTGTGGAAGCCATCGCTCCGCAGGCGGCTATCTACCTCACCGTGAAGCTGGACCTCACCGGCAAAACCACTGCTGAGGGTACTGTTCTGCAGGACCAGGCAGCGGTTACCTCTTACATCCTCAACGAAGCGAAACTGGCACTGGTGCCTTTCTACGCTTTCGGCGCCGCTAAGAACTCTCCGTGGTACCGCCTCAGCGTAGGCACCTGCGTGAAACAGGAGATTCCTGAGATGTTCGAAAAACTGAAAGCAGCACTGGAAAAACTGAAATAG
- a CDS encoding efflux RND transporter permease subunit — MKITEVSIKRPTIVVVVFTILTLLGVMSYKSLNYELLPKFSSPIVTIATIYPGASPNEVESTITKKIEDAIASMEKIKKITSKSSESLSVITVELNNDANVDIALQDAQRKVNAILADLPGDAKPPSLNKFSLDDLPIMTLSATAKMDDKKFYDLVDKKLQPLLSRLPGVAQVSLIGGQEREIQVNVDPAKLQAYNMSILQVRQAVTNANMDFPTGKVKTANDQILIRLAGKYKNVDQLRNLVLKTTAEGTQIRLQDVADVQDAQKDAERIARVDGINAIALQVQKQTDANAVTVSEEMKKAIAQVEKDYAANDLKILVANDSSDFTLESADSVIHDLILAVILVAVVMLLFLHSIRSAIFVMISIPASLIATFIGMKLMGFSLNLMSLLGLSLVVGILVDDAIVVLENIYRHMEMGKNRVRAAFDGVKEIGFTVTSITLVIVVVFLPISLTNELVSKILREFCVVVMISTMLSLLSSFMIVPLLSSRFGKLEHITGKNIFEKFILWFEKQLQRFTLWMTGILRWALVHKAITLIASVALLFASFMLIGKGYIGGEFIPKGDRGQFIVMLEMPKDASVQQSNQATRTAEQYLNKKAEVERLITTVGQTSEDGFGTSQSTAYKSEITVIMVPLEKRTEGSDIYAAKVKKELKALLPGVKVKTTDVSIMGTAERAPVELVVMGSEMDSVMSFAKKAMDTLKTISGTSEVKLSVEEGNPEINVQVDRDKMAALGLTLDMVGGTMQTAFSGTADDSKVKFRQGDYEYDINIRFDDFNKKNIQDVANIQFVNDKGQLIKLSQFAAVTEGSGPSHLERRDKNTSVSVQSQVMGRPSGTVTQEFAAKLAKMEKPTGINFVFGGDAENQGDSFGTLGAALLISIVMVYLIMVALYDNYIYPFVVLFSIPLAIIGALLALALTNNTLNIFTILGMIMLIGLVAKNAIILVDFTNQMKEQGQDTYNALIHANNARLRPILMTTIAMVIGMLPIALATGGVASTKNGLAWVIIGGLISSMFLTLIVVPVVYMVVDKIMARFGWGKLSTKRYIRQRMVASYEEVPLNEIHNN; from the coding sequence ATGAAGATTACTGAAGTTTCCATAAAAAGGCCCACGATCGTGGTGGTGGTATTTACCATCCTCACCCTGCTGGGCGTCATGAGCTATAAATCGCTGAACTATGAGCTGCTGCCCAAGTTCAGCTCCCCCATCGTCACCATTGCGACGATATATCCCGGTGCTTCGCCCAACGAGGTGGAAAGCACCATCACGAAAAAAATAGAAGACGCGATCGCTTCTATGGAAAAGATCAAGAAGATCACCTCCAAATCTTCCGAGAGCCTTTCCGTGATCACCGTAGAACTGAATAACGATGCGAACGTGGACATCGCGCTCCAGGATGCACAGCGTAAGGTAAACGCCATCCTGGCCGATCTTCCGGGCGATGCCAAACCGCCATCCCTCAATAAATTTTCGCTCGATGACCTGCCGATCATGACCTTGTCTGCCACCGCTAAAATGGACGATAAGAAGTTCTATGACCTGGTGGACAAAAAACTGCAGCCCCTGCTGTCCCGCCTGCCGGGTGTTGCGCAGGTGTCCCTCATCGGCGGCCAGGAACGTGAAATACAGGTTAACGTAGACCCGGCCAAACTGCAGGCGTACAACATGTCCATCCTGCAGGTACGCCAGGCGGTTACCAACGCCAACATGGACTTCCCTACCGGTAAAGTAAAAACAGCCAACGATCAGATCCTGATCCGCCTGGCCGGTAAATATAAAAATGTGGACCAGCTGCGTAACCTCGTGCTGAAAACCACCGCAGAAGGTACGCAGATCCGCCTGCAGGACGTGGCCGACGTACAGGACGCCCAGAAAGACGCAGAACGTATCGCCCGTGTGGACGGCATCAACGCGATCGCCCTCCAGGTACAGAAACAAACCGACGCCAACGCGGTAACGGTGAGTGAGGAAATGAAAAAGGCCATCGCCCAGGTGGAAAAAGACTATGCTGCCAACGACCTGAAAATACTTGTGGCCAACGACTCGTCCGACTTTACGCTGGAATCTGCAGACTCCGTAATACATGACCTCATCCTCGCGGTAATCCTCGTGGCGGTGGTAATGCTGCTGTTCCTGCACAGTATCCGTAGCGCCATCTTCGTGATGATCTCCATCCCGGCCTCTCTGATAGCCACCTTCATCGGTATGAAACTGATGGGCTTCTCGCTCAACCTCATGTCCCTGCTGGGCCTGTCGCTGGTGGTGGGTATCCTGGTGGACGACGCCATCGTGGTACTGGAAAACATCTACCGTCACATGGAGATGGGTAAAAACCGTGTTCGTGCTGCGTTCGACGGTGTAAAAGAGATAGGCTTCACCGTTACTTCCATCACACTGGTAATTGTGGTGGTGTTCCTGCCGATCTCCCTTACCAACGAGCTGGTGTCCAAGATCCTGCGTGAGTTCTGCGTAGTGGTGATGATCTCTACCATGCTCAGCTTGTTGTCTTCCTTTATGATCGTGCCGCTGCTGTCTTCCCGTTTCGGAAAACTGGAACACATTACCGGAAAAAACATCTTCGAGAAATTTATCCTGTGGTTTGAAAAACAACTGCAACGTTTTACCCTGTGGATGACCGGCATCCTCAGATGGGCGCTGGTGCACAAAGCTATCACCCTGATCGCTTCTGTAGCCCTGCTGTTCGCTTCCTTCATGCTGATCGGTAAAGGATACATTGGCGGTGAGTTTATCCCGAAAGGTGACCGCGGCCAGTTTATCGTGATGCTGGAAATGCCGAAAGACGCGTCTGTTCAGCAGTCTAACCAGGCTACCCGCACCGCGGAACAATATCTCAATAAAAAAGCGGAAGTGGAAAGATTGATCACCACCGTAGGTCAGACCAGTGAAGACGGTTTCGGTACTTCCCAGTCTACCGCCTATAAATCTGAGATCACGGTGATCATGGTGCCGTTGGAAAAACGTACCGAAGGCTCCGATATCTACGCTGCCAAAGTGAAGAAAGAACTCAAAGCGCTCCTGCCCGGCGTGAAAGTGAAAACAACCGACGTAAGTATCATGGGTACGGCGGAAAGAGCGCCGGTAGAACTGGTAGTGATGGGCAGCGAAATGGACAGCGTGATGAGCTTCGCCAAAAAAGCGATGGACACCCTGAAAACCATCAGCGGTACCAGCGAGGTGAAACTGTCTGTGGAAGAAGGTAACCCGGAGATCAACGTACAGGTGGACCGCGATAAGATGGCGGCTTTGGGCCTCACCCTCGATATGGTGGGCGGTACCATGCAGACAGCCTTCAGCGGTACGGCCGACGACTCAAAAGTGAAGTTCCGCCAGGGTGATTATGAATATGACATCAACATCCGCTTTGACGATTTTAATAAAAAGAACATCCAGGACGTGGCCAACATCCAGTTTGTGAACGACAAAGGCCAGCTGATCAAACTGTCGCAGTTCGCTGCCGTGACAGAGGGCTCCGGCCCCAGCCACCTGGAAAGAAGGGATAAAAATACTTCCGTATCTGTGCAGTCACAGGTAATGGGACGCCCTTCCGGTACGGTAACACAGGAATTTGCCGCCAAACTGGCGAAAATGGAAAAACCGACAGGCATCAACTTCGTCTTCGGCGGTGACGCCGAAAACCAGGGCGACTCCTTCGGTACACTGGGCGCGGCGTTGCTGATATCCATTGTGATGGTATACCTGATCATGGTGGCGCTGTATGACAACTACATCTATCCGTTTGTGGTACTGTTCTCCATCCCGCTGGCGATCATCGGCGCCTTGCTGGCACTGGCGCTGACCAATAACACGCTGAACATCTTTACCATCCTCGGTATGATCATGCTGATCGGTCTGGTGGCGAAGAACGCGATCATCCTGGTAGACTTTACCAACCAGATGAAAGAGCAGGGACAGGATACCTATAATGCGCTGATACACGCCAACAACGCGCGTTTGAGGCCGATTCTCATGACCACCATCGCGATGGTGATCGGTATGTTGCCGATTGCGTTGGCTACCGGTGGTGTGGCCTCTACCAAAAACGGCCTGGCATGGGTGATCATCGGTGGCCTCATCAGTTCCATGTTCCTCACCCTGATCGTGGTGCCGGTGGTATACATGGTGGTTGATAAGATCATGGCCAGGTTCGGATGGGGCAAACTGTCTACCAAACGTTACATCAGGCAACGGATGGTAGCTTCTTATGAAGAAGTTCCCCTGAATGAAATTCACAATAACTAA
- a CDS encoding efflux RND transporter periplasmic adaptor subunit translates to MKKFIIWGLVTVGAVVLIMWKLNANKKANEAKTAFVKESNSGDVPVLIQRVSTNDFAQGFLANGNFAPIRELSYLAETSGRITRLLVDEGSVVKQGQAIAYIDGQIVSTDLSSAKANLDQLRVDKERYEAAFKTGGVTQKQVDDVKLQYDIAKSNYEAAGRRVSDTYVKAPISGVINKKYVEQGAYLSPGTKMFDIVDVSRLKLAVAVPESQVVTLKKGQKVKVTSNVFPEASYEGTITFIAAKGDNSLNYPVEMEVGNLSGKELKAGMYGTAHFEAPTAAKTMFIARTAFIGGVSSNEIYVMEGKVAKKRKVIAGQIIGDQVEIRGGLNEGDTVITSGQINLTDGTPVVVQGGNK, encoded by the coding sequence ATGAAAAAGTTTATTATCTGGGGCTTGGTAACAGTAGGTGCAGTGGTACTGATCATGTGGAAGCTTAACGCCAATAAAAAAGCCAATGAAGCTAAAACAGCATTTGTAAAGGAAAGTAACAGCGGCGACGTGCCGGTACTGATACAACGGGTATCCACCAACGATTTCGCCCAGGGCTTCCTGGCCAACGGAAACTTCGCCCCTATCCGCGAACTGTCTTACCTCGCCGAAACCTCCGGCCGTATTACCCGCCTGCTGGTAGATGAAGGCAGCGTGGTAAAACAAGGCCAGGCCATCGCCTACATCGACGGCCAGATCGTAAGCACCGATCTCTCCTCTGCAAAAGCCAATCTCGATCAGCTGAGAGTGGACAAAGAAAGATATGAAGCCGCTTTCAAAACCGGTGGCGTTACCCAGAAACAGGTAGACGATGTGAAGTTGCAATACGACATCGCTAAAAGCAATTACGAAGCCGCCGGCCGCCGTGTGAGCGATACTTACGTGAAAGCGCCCATCTCCGGCGTTATCAATAAAAAATATGTGGAACAGGGCGCTTACCTCTCCCCCGGTACCAAAATGTTTGACATCGTGGACGTGTCCAGGCTGAAACTGGCCGTAGCCGTACCGGAATCGCAGGTTGTCACCCTGAAAAAAGGACAGAAAGTGAAAGTCACTTCCAACGTGTTCCCCGAAGCCAGCTACGAAGGTACCATCACCTTCATCGCTGCCAAAGGCGACAACTCCCTCAACTACCCGGTTGAAATGGAAGTGGGCAACCTGAGCGGCAAAGAACTGAAGGCCGGTATGTACGGCACCGCGCACTTTGAAGCGCCTACTGCCGCCAAAACCATGTTCATCGCCCGCACAGCCTTCATCGGCGGTGTAAGCAGCAACGAAATATATGTGATGGAAGGCAAGGTGGCTAAAAAACGCAAAGTGATCGCCGGCCAGATCATCGGCGACCAGGTGGAAATACGGGGAGGCCTCAACGAAGGCGATACCGTGATCACCAGCGGTCAGATCAACCTTACAGATGGTACACCAGTAGTAGTACAGGGTGGCAATAAATAA
- a CDS encoding TetR/AcrR family transcriptional regulator → MAARERIKEVALKLFRIYGVKGVTMFDIARDCGMSKKTVYEHFSDKQSLIDEGMQQLLDGHSAFFKETHTTAENAIDELVRNMKYTINMARSLNPVMLFELQKYHPDTWKNIENFQRDCILCSITENLKRGMTEGLYRHNLDLNVMARMRQLQLDAAFDQLQYPPETFDMPAVMEQVTAHFILGIATIKGHKLVNQYLQIKEEE, encoded by the coding sequence ATGGCAGCGAGGGAAAGAATCAAAGAAGTAGCGTTAAAGCTGTTCCGCATATACGGAGTGAAAGGAGTTACCATGTTTGACATCGCCCGTGATTGCGGGATGTCGAAAAAAACGGTGTATGAACACTTTTCCGATAAACAGTCGCTGATCGACGAAGGCATGCAACAGCTGCTGGACGGGCACAGCGCCTTTTTTAAGGAAACACACACCACCGCGGAAAATGCCATCGATGAACTGGTCCGCAACATGAAATATACCATCAATATGGCCAGATCGCTTAACCCGGTCATGTTGTTTGAACTACAAAAATATCATCCGGACACCTGGAAAAATATTGAAAACTTCCAGCGGGACTGTATTCTGTGCAGCATTACGGAAAACCTGAAAAGAGGGATGACGGAAGGCTTGTACCGGCACAATCTCGATCTGAATGTGATGGCACGCATGCGGCAGCTGCAGCTGGACGCGGCCTTCGATCAACTTCAGTACCCTCCGGAAACATTCGATATGCCAGCTGTGATGGAACAAGTCACCGCACATTTTATACTGGGCATTGCCACTATCAAAGGACATAAGCTGGTGAACCAGTACCTGCAAATCAAAGAAGAAGAATAA